The Streptomyces sp. R28 region GTCCTCACCGGCCACGGCGACTCGACCACCATCGGAGCCGAGATGCCCCACCTCCAGGAGTGGATCGACCGCGGCCACTGAGGCCCGAGGCCATGCTCAAGGGGCCGGACACCACGGTCGGCGGGCGGGAAAACCGATGGTCGGGGGCGAGAGCCGACCGTACGATCACCCCCCATGACCACCAACACGCTCGTGACCCTGCATGACGTACGCGTCCTGCGCTGCGCTCCCGACGGTCCGGCCCTGGACGGAGAGAGCGCGGCGCTCGATCTGCTCGGTGACGCCTTCGGGCAGGACGCCGAGCTGGTCGCGGTGCCCGTCGAGCGGATCGCCGACGAGTTCTTCCGGCTGCGGTCGGGCGTCGCGGGCGCGGTCATGCAGAAATCCGCGAACTACCGGGTGCGCCTCGCCGTGGTCGGCGACGTCTCCCACCACATCGCCGAGAGTACGGCCCTGCGCGACTTCGTCCACGAGACCAACAACGGCGGCACATCTGGTTCCTGCCGACCTACGACGCGCTCGACGCGAGGCTGCGCCCGGCAGGGTGATCCGCCGACAGGCCCAGTAAAAAGACGACAGAAGATGTCCGGCTTACCCGGCACCCTCGATACCGACATCGCTCGTACGGGGTCGGGAGGCCGGACATGCCACAGCCGTTGAAGGACAAGGTCGCACTCGTCGCGGGGGCGACACGGGGAGCCGGGCGCGGCATCGCCGTGGAGCTCGGCGCGGCCGGCGCCACCGTCTACGTGACGGGACGCAGCACACGCGCCCGGCGCTCGGAGTACGACCGCCCCGAGACGATCGAGGACACCGCCGACCTGGTCACCGAGGCCGGCGGCCACGGCGTCGCCGTACCCACCGACCACCTCGACCCGGCGCAGGTCCGCACGCTCGTCGACCGCGTCGCGGACGAACAGGGCCGCCTCGACATCCTCGTCAACGACATCTGGGGCGGCGAGAAGCTCTTCGCCTGGGACAGCCCGATCTGGGAGCACGACCTCGACAAGGGCCTACGGCTGCTCAGGCTCGCGGTCGAGACCCACGCGATCACCAACCACCACGCCCTGCCCCTGCTCCTGCGTCACCCCGGCGGACTCGTGGTCGAGATGACCGACGGCACGGCCGACTACAACGGCGCCCACTACCGCGCCTCCTTCTTCTACGACCTCGCCAAGTCGTCCGTCCTGCGCATGGCCTTCTCCCTCGGCCACGAACTCGGACCGCGCGGCGCCACGGCCGTCGCGCTGACCCCGGGCTGGCTGCGCTCGGAGATGATGCTGGAGACCTTCGGGGTGCGGGAGGACAACTGGCGCGACGCGCTCGAACGCGTCCCGCACTTCGCCATCTCCGACACGCCGCGCTATGCCGGCCGCGCGGTCGCCGCCCTCGCCGCCGACCCCGACGTGGCCCGCTGGAACGGGGAGTCCCTCTCCAGCGGGCAGCTCGCGCAGGTCTACGGCTTCACGGACCTCGACGGCAGCCGCCCCGACGCCTGGCGGTACGTCGTCGAGGTCCAGGATGCGGGGAAGCCGGCGGACACCACCGGCTACCGCTGAGGAGGTACCGGATCGACCGCGGGGAGCGGCCAGCGCGCGGAGTGGCCCGGCGGGAGGCCGAGGTCCTCCCGCACCGCCGTGTAGTAGCCCTCACGTCCGGCGCGCTGCCGCTCCAGCAGCGCCCGCCAGGCCTCGCGGTCGTCCCGGCGCTCGCGCACGAACCGCTCCATCTCCAGCGCCGTCACCACCCAGGCCCGAGCCTTCTCCACCACCGCGGGGCTGCCCAGCATGATCAGCGCCTCACCCGAGGGATCCCGGCGGGCGGTCGCCTCGGCCAGGAGCGGCTGGGCCTGTTCGAGCGTCAGGGGGTCCGGGTGCGGATCGACACCGGCCTCGGCCGCGACGCGGTACGTCACCGTGACCGTCTTCTTCACCGACTGCGCGTAGTCGGCGTACACCCCCAGCCGGCGCTCCTCCCAACGGGCCGCCCGCTCCCGCCGAAACCTCACCTGGTCGCCCCGCACGACCGCCACATAGGAGCCGAGCGCGCCGATGACGACGCCGATGAGCGCGGGGAGTTGCTGTATGAACGCGGACATGGCGGCACGCTATCCGCCCGGACGATCATCACGGCAGTACGGTTCGACGTCATGACGGACACAACACGCTTCGCAGGCCACGGAGTTCTCGTCACCGGCGCGGCTCGCGGCATCGGCGCCGCCACCGCCCGACGGTTCGCGCAGGAGGGGGGCCGGGTGCTGGTGACCGACGTGGACGGGCCCGAGGCCGAAAAGGCCGCGGCGACACTGCGGGCGGACGGCCTCGCGGTGCGGGCGCTCGCCTGCGACGTCGCCGACCGTGCGTCCGTCGAGGCGGCCGTCGCCCACGCCGTCGACGCCTTCGGCTCGCTCGACGTCCTGGTCAACAGCGCGGCCTCCTGCACCCCCGACACCCCGCTCTTCGAGGACGGTCCGGACGAGGCGTGGGCCCGCGACCTCGACGTCACCCTGACCGGCCCCTACCGCTGCTGCCGTGCCGCCCTTCCGTACCTGGCCGCCACCGGCCGCGGCGCCATCGTGAACATCGGCTCCGTCAACGGCCTCCAGGACTTCGGCAACCACGCCTACAGCGCCGCCAAGGCCGGCCTTGGCTCCCTCACCCGTACGCTCGCCGGGCATGCCGCCGCCCGCGGGGTCCGCGTGAACCTGGTGATGCCGGGCACGGTCCGGACCTCGGCCTGGGAGGGGCGGGAGGCGGAACTCGACGCGATCCGCCCGCTGTATCCGCTGGGGCGGGTCGGTGAACCCGAGGACATCGCCGCCGCCGTCGCTTTCCTGGCGTCCCGCGACGCGGCCTGGATCACGGGCACCACCCTCACCGTCGACGGCGGGCTCACGGCGGTCAACACGGGCTTCCAGGTGGGGACACGGGGGCGGGGAGACGCATGAGCGGACAGCAGGACGGCTCCCCGCCGAGGTGGCGGAGAGCCGGGAACGCGGTACGGCGGTCGCGGTGACTACCGGGGCGCGAGCGCTTCCTTGGAGCCGTTGCGCCGGATCCGCTCCCGTACCACCGAGATACCGATCACGAGGGCGGCGACGAGCACGGAGAGCAGGACCTGACTGCGGCCACCGCCCTCGCTGTCGTCGGTGAGCATGTAGACGAGCACGAACGAGATCATGCCGATCGTCGCCCAGGTCAGATACGGGAACAGCCACATCCGGACCACGAGCTTCTCCGGGCTCTCGCGCAGGATGATCCCCCGCATCCGCAGCTGCGAGAAGCAGATGACCAGCCACACGAAGAGCGCGATCGCGCCGGAGGAGTTCAGCAGGAACTGGAAGACGGTGTCCTTCCACAGGTAGTTGAACAGGACCGCGACGAAGCCGAAGGCCACCGAGGCCAGGATCGCCGGCTGCGGGACACCGCGGGAGTTCGTGCGGACGAAGGACTGCGGCGCGTCGCCCCGCTGACCGAGGGAGAAGGCCATGCGGGAGGCGGTGTAGAGGCCGGAGTTGAGACAGGACAGCACGGCCGTCAGCACGACGACGTTCATGATCTGCCCGGCGTGCGGGATACCGATCGAGTCCAGGGCCGCCACGTACGAACCGTGCTTGGCGATCGAGGGGTCGTTCCACGGCAGCAGCGCGACCACGACGAGGATCGAGCCGACGTAGAACACGCCCACCCGCCAGATGACGCTCCTGGTCGCCTTGGCGACCGCCCGCCGGGCGTCCGGGGACTCACCGGCGGCGAGGGTGACGATCTCGCTGCCCATGAAGGAGAAGACGACCAGCAGGATGCCGGTGAGGATCGCGCCGGGCCCGTGGGGCAGGAAGCCGCCGTGCTCGGTGAGATTGCCGAAGCCGGTCGCGGCGTGGTCGGAGCCGGGCAGCACACCGAAGATCGCCAGGCCGCCGAGGATGATGAAGCCCGCGATGGCGACGACCTTGATGCCCGCGAACCAGAACTCGAACTCGCCGAAGGAGCCGACCGAGGCCAGGTTGGTGGCGGTGAGCACCACCATCACGATCAGCGCCCAGGCCCACTGCGGTACGGCCGGGACCCACCCCTCCAGGATCACGGCACCCGCGGTCGCCTCCACGGCGAGCACGACGACCCAGAAGAACCAGTACAGCCAGCCGATCGAGAACCCGGCCCAGCGGCCGAGGGCCCGGTCCGCGTAGGCGGAGAAGGAGCCCGAGGTCGGATTGGCCGCGGCCATCTCGCCGAGCATCCGCATCACGAAGACGACCAGGGCGCCGACCAGTACGTACGACACCAGGATGCCGGGACCGGCGGCGGCGATACCGGAGGCGGAGCCCACGAAGAGCCCGGCGCCGATCACCCCGCCGATGGCGATCATCGACAGATGGCGGTTCTTGAGACCGGCCCGCAGCCCTGCCTGCTCCGGGGGCTGACCACCTGCGGGTGGAGCGGTGTCAGGGGGGAGAGAACCGAGGGGACGTGTAGTCATGTCGACATCCATTGAGTGGTTGGGAGGGCCTGGCGGGGAGTGTGGGCCCGGAGAAAGCGTTCACGGCGTGGAGCAGGTGTCTCGCTCCGTCTCCTCGTGGGAGGTGAGCCGTGTCACTTGGGGAAATGGATTTGCGCAAGCGTATGAGGGGCCGTGGGGCGACGTGTTTGTGAAGGACGAACAAACTGGCCCGCAATGCCTGTACGAGCGGCCAATGCGCGGGCGGCGTCAGCCGGTGGGCGGCAGCCGCAGCTGGAGCATGGCCAGCAGACGCTGGTCGGGACGGCTCAGGTCGAGACCGGTCAGCTCCTCGGCCCGGCGAAGGCGGTAGCGCAGCGTGTTGGGGTGCACGTGCAGCTGGGCGGCGGCCTCCCGAACGTCCCCGAAGGCATTCAGGTAGACGAGCAGGGACTCGGCCAGTCGGCCCTGGTGGGCGCTGTCGTGAGCCACCAGGGCGGTCAGCCGCGGATCCCGTATCTCGGGGTGGGTGGCGAGCAGCGTCAGCATCTCGCTGACCAGTACTTCCGCCTGGATGTCGGGCAGCGCGGCGACCGCGGTGGGAAGGCCGGCGCTCATCATGGCGTCGAGGACGCGGTCGGACTCCCGGCGCGACTCGGGGACGTCGCCGAGCCCGGACACCAGGCGGCCGACCGAGCCCCGCAACGGCAGGCCCAGGTGGCGGCGTGCCGCGTCGGTGATCTCCTGGCACCAGCCGCGCAGGGTGTCCGTGTCGATGCTGCGGGGCAGCTGGGGCAGGAGCACGTAGATACGCGGGTCGAGCTGCGTGACCAGCGCGCTGCGGTGCCGTGCGGCGATGTGCACCGAGATCAGGTTGGTGACCTCGGTGTGGGTCAGCTCCGGTGCGGCGCCGGCATGGCTCGTCTCCGGCGCTGCGACGACCTCCGCGGTCCCGTACGAGAACCCCAGGACGGCGGACGGGAGGCCGGCGTCGAATCCCAGGTGGGTGGCGAGCGGCTGCGGCCCGGTGCTCCCCTCCAGGAGTCCGGCCAGCAGGGTCCGGGTGAGCGTCAGGTTCTCGGAGAGCTCCCGGCGGCGGCGCACCAGGTGGTGCGCGGCGACCCGGGCCGCGCCCAGAAGTGCCTGCTCCGAGTGCTCGGACAGGAGTGTGGAGCCCTCCTGCACCCAGATGGTGCCCAGCTGCCGGTCCCCGGACCGGATCGCCACCGCGAGCCGGCGGCGGATCCCCAGCTCCGGGTGGCTGTCGATACCGATGACCTGGTCGCTGGAGTGCAGGTGCTGGAACACGCCCCACTCGCGCAGCTTCGCCAGGTACGCCTCCGGTCCCTGCCAGCCGAGGATGGAGCGCCGGCGAAGGTCGTCGATCTCGTCGGAGTCGGTGGAGCGGGAGTAGGCCAGCACCCGGTTGGCGGCGTCCTCGATGCTGACGATGCCGCTGGTGAGGATGGCGGTGGTCTGGGCGAGGGAGAACAGGTCGCCCTCTTCCGCTCCCGCGCCGGGGTGTCCCGGAGGGGCGTCGTCGAGGGCGGCCCGGGCCAGCGCGTTCACCTGTTGCCAGCGCGCTTCGCTGCGCAGCGAGAGCAGGGCCACCCCGGCCTCGGCGGGGGTCTCGCCGAGGGCCGCGGCCTGACCGGGACCGTCCAGCTTGGCCACGACGGCGGCGGCTCCGTCACGGGCGGCGGCCCGCAGCGCGGGAAGGGCGGCGCGGCCACGGGCACCGATCACAAGGACCAACTCGCCGGGCTGGGCGGTCGGAGGGTCTTCGGGGTCGAGCAGGGCGACGCCCCGGATCTCCACGTCGAGCCCGGCGGGAGCGGCCTGCAACTCCACCAGGGTGTCACCGAGAGCCATCAGCAATTGGCGCAGGCTGATACTGGCTGAGGGCGAAGACACCGCGGCCGGATCCATGAACGGGGATCGTACTGGGGTACGGCTGGCGGCCCGCAAGCGTCGTCCGGGGCCGCCCGCCACGACGTCGGCCGCCCGCTCGGGCCCTTACACCCCCGTCCGGTCGCCCGTCGGCGTGGTCACCGCCCTGTCAGGACCTCTCGACGCCCCGCAGGCTGTCGAGCCCGGAAACGATGGCGGCCACGACCCGATCCGTGTCGTCCTCGGACGTACGCCAGTTGCTGAACGCCGCGCGCAGCGCGGGAGTGCCGCCGTACACGGTCGGCGTCAGGAACGCCTCCCCGGACGCGGCGACGGCCCGGGCCAGCGCGTCGACCCGCTCCCGCGTCGGCTCGTCGGCGAGGGTGAAGCAGACCACGTTGAGCCGGACCGGCGCCAGCAGCGAGAGCTCGGGAAGACCGGCGATGCGCTCGCCGAGGCGCCGCGCGAGGGCGACCGTGCGCTCGACGATCTCGCGGTGCCCCGCACGGCCGTACGCCATGAGCGAGAACCAGGCCGGCAGGGCCCGCAACCGGCGGGAGCTCTCCGGTGTGAGGTGCAGGAAGTCGGGGTCCTTCGTGGGCAGCCCGATGTACGGCGACGCGTTGTGGAAGACGTTCACCTGGAGGTCCTGTCGGCGGGTGAACTGGACCGCCGCGTCGTAGGGCACGTTGAGCCATTTGTGCAGGTCGACGCAGATCGAGTCGGCCGCGTCGAGGCCGTCGACGTAAGACGCGTACGCGGGGGAGAGGGCGGCGAAACCGCCGAACGCGGCGTCGACGTGGAGCCAGAAGTCGTACCGCTCCTTGAGCGCGGCGATGGCCCGCAGGTCGTCGAAGTCCACGGTGTTCACGGTCCCGGCATTGGCCACGACGATCGCCGGACGGCCCTGAAGCGCGGCCAGGGCGTCGGCGAGCCGGTCGACGTCCACGGCCTCGCGGTTGCCGGGCAGCACCGGCACGCGGCGCAGCCGGTCCCGGCCGATGCCGAGCACGGCCAGCGCCTTGAGAACGGTGGAGTGGGCGCTGCCCGACAGCACATCGACGGGGCCGAGGGCAGCGACCCCGTCCCGGGCGACGGAGACCCCGCTGCGCTCACCGAGCCATTCCCTGGCGATGGCGAGCCCCACGGTGTTGGACGCGGTCGCACCGGTCACGAACGCCCCGCTGTGCGCATCGCTCAGCCCGAACAACGCCCGCAGCCAGCTCACCGTCTCCCGTTCCAGTGCCGTCGCCCAGGAGTCGGCGCCATTGATCACGTTCTGGTCGTACGTGCTCGTCAGCCAGTCCCCGGCCAGCGCGGCCGGCGTCGTACCGCCCGTGACGAAGCCGAGGTAGCGCGGACCGGCGGAGCCGGAGAAGCCCGGAGCCCACCGCTCGGCGAACCGGGCGAGGGCACCCCCGGCCCCGACCCCCTCGGCCGGGAGGCCCGCACGCTCGGGCGCGTCGGCCAGGCGTACGACCGGCCGCTCGGCCAGACCGGCCAGCTCCCGGGCGGCCAGATCGCGGGCGGACTGCAGGAGCTCCGGAAGCCGGGAGAGATCGTCGGCGAGTACGCGATGCATAACGGCAGCGTAGGGACAATTTCACTGTTTGGTCACAGCCGCGCCAGGCCCACAACCCTCGACCCCGCGGACCTGTCTAGCTGGCAGAGAACGCACGAATCACAAGGGAGAGGCCCGGCCATGGGGGACATTCGCAGACGGCGCGCCGTCGCACTCGGCATCACCGCAGGACTGGTCGCACCGCTCACGCTGGCACTCGGCGCCGCGCCGGCGCAGGCCGCGAGCTGTACGACGCAGGCCGGGCCGTATCAGAAGCAGGTGGAGAAGTTCCTCGGCCGACCGGTCGACGGAAAGCAGTCCGCCGCCGACTGCAAGGCCATCCAGGCCTTCCAGAACAAGCATGGCATCACCCCGAACGCCGGGTACGCGGGACCCGTCACCTGGGGCGTGATGGACCTGATGAACAAGCAGAAGGCCGTCGGGAACAACCCCAACAAGGACGGCAAGTGCCCGACGAACAAGGGCCGCATAGCCTGCGTCAACCTCACGCTCCAGCTGAGCTGGATCCAGGACGGCAGCAGTCTCGTCTACGGCCCGGTGCCCGTGCGCACCGGCCGTGACGGCTACGAGACCCGCACCGGCCTGAAGAAGATCTACTGGCGGGACATCGACCACGTCTCGAACATCTACAACGTGCCGATGCCCTACAGCCAGTTCTTCGACGGCGGCCAGGCCTTCCACTCGGTCGGCGTCAGCATGTGGAACCCGCCGGGCTCGCACGGCTGCGTCAACATGACCAAGACCACCGCCAAGAAGTACTGGTCCCTGCTGAAGAACGGCGACGACGTCTTCGTGTACGGCCGCAAGCCGGGCACCTGACGCAGCACAGGTACCCGGCCGCGGGGGAGGGCGTCACGCCTCGGGCGCGTCCCCGAAGTCCGGGATCTCCAGCCTGACCCCGCCCTGCTGCGCCGACTCGTGCGCGACGATGCCCGGCAGGGTGTAGCGGGCCGCGACCCACGCGTTCACGGACGGCAAGGTGCGGCTGTTGACCGCGGTCACGAAGTCGTCCACCAGGAAGTGGTGACTTCCTTCGTGGCCGTTGTGCAGGTTGTCGAACTCACGGGGCAGCCGGGCGCGGTCGTGCACCGGCGCCGAACCCGAGGTGAACGCGGCGCGCAGATCCGGCGCGATGTGCTGGAGTGACGGGTCGTCCGGAGCCATGGTCGGCTTGGGCTCCAGCAACTCGCTGATGTCCTTCACGCCCTTCTTGTCCTGCCACAGAGCCACGGTGGCGAGCTGCTCCATGCTCGCCTCGGTGCCGAAGAACCGGAATCGCGACTCCCGTATGTGCGAGGGGTAGCCGACCCGCCGGAA contains the following coding sequences:
- a CDS encoding SDR family oxidoreductase → MPQPLKDKVALVAGATRGAGRGIAVELGAAGATVYVTGRSTRARRSEYDRPETIEDTADLVTEAGGHGVAVPTDHLDPAQVRTLVDRVADEQGRLDILVNDIWGGEKLFAWDSPIWEHDLDKGLRLLRLAVETHAITNHHALPLLLRHPGGLVVEMTDGTADYNGAHYRASFFYDLAKSSVLRMAFSLGHELGPRGATAVALTPGWLRSEMMLETFGVREDNWRDALERVPHFAISDTPRYAGRAVAALAADPDVARWNGESLSSGQLAQVYGFTDLDGSRPDAWRYVVEVQDAGKPADTTGYR
- a CDS encoding SDR family NAD(P)-dependent oxidoreductase, producing the protein MTDTTRFAGHGVLVTGAARGIGAATARRFAQEGGRVLVTDVDGPEAEKAAATLRADGLAVRALACDVADRASVEAAVAHAVDAFGSLDVLVNSAASCTPDTPLFEDGPDEAWARDLDVTLTGPYRCCRAALPYLAATGRGAIVNIGSVNGLQDFGNHAYSAAKAGLGSLTRTLAGHAAARGVRVNLVMPGTVRTSAWEGREAELDAIRPLYPLGRVGEPEDIAAAVAFLASRDAAWITGTTLTVDGGLTAVNTGFQVGTRGRGDA
- a CDS encoding amino acid permease; amino-acid sequence: MTTRPLGSLPPDTAPPAGGQPPEQAGLRAGLKNRHLSMIAIGGVIGAGLFVGSASGIAAAGPGILVSYVLVGALVVFVMRMLGEMAAANPTSGSFSAYADRALGRWAGFSIGWLYWFFWVVVLAVEATAGAVILEGWVPAVPQWAWALIVMVVLTATNLASVGSFGEFEFWFAGIKVVAIAGFIILGGLAIFGVLPGSDHAATGFGNLTEHGGFLPHGPGAILTGILLVVFSFMGSEIVTLAAGESPDARRAVAKATRSVIWRVGVFYVGSILVVVALLPWNDPSIAKHGSYVAALDSIGIPHAGQIMNVVVLTAVLSCLNSGLYTASRMAFSLGQRGDAPQSFVRTNSRGVPQPAILASVAFGFVAVLFNYLWKDTVFQFLLNSSGAIALFVWLVICFSQLRMRGIILRESPEKLVVRMWLFPYLTWATIGMISFVLVYMLTDDSEGGGRSQVLLSVLVAALVIGISVVRERIRRNGSKEALAPR
- a CDS encoding PucR family transcriptional regulator, which codes for MALGDTLVELQAAPAGLDVEIRGVALLDPEDPPTAQPGELVLVIGARGRAALPALRAAARDGAAAVVAKLDGPGQAAALGETPAEAGVALLSLRSEARWQQVNALARAALDDAPPGHPGAGAEEGDLFSLAQTTAILTSGIVSIEDAANRVLAYSRSTDSDEIDDLRRRSILGWQGPEAYLAKLREWGVFQHLHSSDQVIGIDSHPELGIRRRLAVAIRSGDRQLGTIWVQEGSTLLSEHSEQALLGAARVAAHHLVRRRRELSENLTLTRTLLAGLLEGSTGPQPLATHLGFDAGLPSAVLGFSYGTAEVVAAPETSHAGAAPELTHTEVTNLISVHIAARHRSALVTQLDPRIYVLLPQLPRSIDTDTLRGWCQEITDAARRHLGLPLRGSVGRLVSGLGDVPESRRESDRVLDAMMSAGLPTAVAALPDIQAEVLVSEMLTLLATHPEIRDPRLTALVAHDSAHQGRLAESLLVYLNAFGDVREAAAQLHVHPNTLRYRLRRAEELTGLDLSRPDQRLLAMLQLRLPPTG
- a CDS encoding aspartate aminotransferase family protein, coding for MHRVLADDLSRLPELLQSARDLAARELAGLAERPVVRLADAPERAGLPAEGVGAGGALARFAERWAPGFSGSAGPRYLGFVTGGTTPAALAGDWLTSTYDQNVINGADSWATALERETVSWLRALFGLSDAHSGAFVTGATASNTVGLAIAREWLGERSGVSVARDGVAALGPVDVLSGSAHSTVLKALAVLGIGRDRLRRVPVLPGNREAVDVDRLADALAALQGRPAIVVANAGTVNTVDFDDLRAIAALKERYDFWLHVDAAFGGFAALSPAYASYVDGLDAADSICVDLHKWLNVPYDAAVQFTRRQDLQVNVFHNASPYIGLPTKDPDFLHLTPESSRRLRALPAWFSLMAYGRAGHREIVERTVALARRLGERIAGLPELSLLAPVRLNVVCFTLADEPTRERVDALARAVAASGEAFLTPTVYGGTPALRAAFSNWRTSEDDTDRVVAAIVSGLDSLRGVERS
- a CDS encoding L,D-transpeptidase family protein produces the protein MGDIRRRRAVALGITAGLVAPLTLALGAAPAQAASCTTQAGPYQKQVEKFLGRPVDGKQSAADCKAIQAFQNKHGITPNAGYAGPVTWGVMDLMNKQKAVGNNPNKDGKCPTNKGRIACVNLTLQLSWIQDGSSLVYGPVPVRTGRDGYETRTGLKKIYWRDIDHVSNIYNVPMPYSQFFDGGQAFHSVGVSMWNPPGSHGCVNMTKTTAKKYWSLLKNGDDVFVYGRKPGT